The genomic window CGCGAACGAACAGCCCATGGCAGTCGCCACGCGGAATAGAGGCCGGGCTCATGCGGCATCCTTGTCGAGGAAACCGATCACCTCGGCGATGAGACCATTCTGTGCGAGCCGGACGATGTCGGTTCCGCCGGCGATCGGCGCGCCGTGTTCGGGCGCCAGCGTCCAGGAGAAGCGCGCGAAGGGGCCATGCGCGTCGGGGGTGCCGCGGAGCGCGAAGACGTAGCCGGGGAACTGGGCGCGGGCAGCCGAGATCATGGCGGCGATACCGTAATGGCCTTCACCCGTCATCATCGGATCGGCGTAGCGGGCATCGGAGGTCCAGCCCTCGGATAAGCGACGATCGCGCGAGGCTGCATCGGCATCGTTCCAAAGCGCCAGATAGTTGCGCGCCAGTGTGTCCGGGTCGGTCATCGTCCGTCTCCTCGTCGTTGATGGACCGAGGATGCGGCTGCCAATCAGGCAAGGCGATTACCTGACAGGTAATGGCATTGGGGCCGTGCCGCGGTAGAGTGCGGCCATGGCGACACGAACGACCACCGTAGGGGACGTACTGCGCGACTGGCGCGGAAGGCGCCGATTGAGCCAGCTCGAGCTTGCCGGTGAGGCGGAGGTATCGAGCCGCCACCTGAGCTTCGTCGAGAGCGGGCGCGCGGCGCCCAGCCGTGAGTTGCTGCTGCGTCTTGCCCAGCCATTGGCGATGCCGCTGCGTGAGCAGAACCGGCTGTTACTCGCCGCGGGTTATGCGCCCATGCATGGCGA from Methylorubrum populi includes these protein-coding regions:
- a CDS encoding nuclear transport factor 2 family protein; this encodes MTDPDTLARNYLALWNDADAASRDRRLSEGWTSDARYADPMMTGEGHYGIAAMISAARAQFPGYVFALRGTPDAHGPFARFSWTLAPEHGAPIAGGTDIVRLAQNGLIAEVIGFLDKDAA